The Esox lucius isolate fEsoLuc1 chromosome 20, fEsoLuc1.pri, whole genome shotgun sequence region tgTAAAaccagtggtctcttagttttttccagagctgtatatagggagtaaaattgacattgttgacttgtttatttttttagagaTTCATGTGTGAAAACACTAGTACAGCAcaaggtatgtgttttacaTGTGTTCTGTACTTAGATGCCAGCATTTCCTACAGGATATACTTAACTTaaattcataattattttgtctCCTTATATCTAGGCAGATCAACGGTTTGTGTGGAATGGTCACTTGCTGAAAGATTTCATGACACAGCCAGAGGTGAAGATTGAGATGGCGCATTAACAGCATAATACATATAATATGAATCCACTTCAGTACAGATTCTGTGACCTCTCTGATCTGTATTGCTTGGCTCTTCTTTTCTTGACAGCTGCATAGGTTTGCTTACCCAGTTGTCCATGGCTGTatccttttttattattacatagcATTTCAGTTTTAACCCTCTAATCTGTCATGTCTTATTTAATACTAAGCATTTTTGTGATCAGTTGCTTAGGTGCATGAACATATAGATTACATgctcattttcatttttgagcCTTATGATTGAGCTGTCTAAGTTGCTGAATGTATTGATCTAGTGATTCTTTCATTACCCTGGTCATTCTTTTTCTTTAGAGAAGCTCTGGAAACTGTTTGACAGACCTTGTATATCAACAGAGAAGGAAAACTCCTTTAGCCACTAGAGGAGGTAGAGATTCATGTAGAAGTGGATCCATTGACTTAATATGATGGAGCTCCATCACTTTTGGAGGGATATTAGTATTCATAAGCATCCCTGCACTTCCAACTCCAATTTTTTTCCTGGAAAGGTCAAGTTCAAGACATATGGTTAGGCTTTAGGGGTTAAGACTTTATACTCCCTAACTTCCTTGCTGTCTAGTCATAACTATGAAGTCCTGCTGCATCAATGGGAAGATTTTTGATTGGAACATCATTTCTAGACGGAGCTGCTTCCGGGCTGGAGTACGCTACTATGTCAGAGGTGACGTACTGCAACATCCATACATCAGTGCTTTCTGACAATGTTAGGTGTGATGGGCCATCTTTTCCACAGAGGACCCATGCATGGCCTTTTGTTCTAACCAGACAGTAACACACCCGAATTAGATGTCATAGCTGGGTTGAAAGAAAACCGTCTCCCCTTTCCCATTAGTTCTGAAGATTATATTGATGTGCCCACTTATGTTCACTGTCAAAAAATCTTAACTCTGACCGCGCTGATGTGTAAACAGATGATTACACAATGTCTTTTTGGTCTCTTAGGCATTGACACAGAGGGACATGCAGCTAACTTTGTAGAGACAGAGCAGATTGTCCAGTACAATGGGGGCAAGGCCTCATTTGTTCAGACCCGAGGCTCCATCCCCTTCTACTGGTCCCAAAGACCCAACCTCAAGTACAAACCTAAGCCTCAGATCAGCAAAGCTGTCAATCATGTAAGCTATCCACAATACATTCAATTGTatgtcattttgaatttgtagaAGTCCATTTACAGTAGAGTAATATGTTTAGTATTACTATACACTCATAGTTTATCTCATCCTTTACTGTCCCATCCTGCATTCACAGCTGGATGGCTTCCAGAGACATTTTGACTCTCAGATAATTATTTATGGAAAGCAAGTTATTTTAAATCTGATCGACCAGAAAGGCTCAGAGAAGCAGTTGGAAATGTCGTTTGCCAAGATGGCATCTAGCTTGGGCAATGGCATGGTCAAGTAAGGACTCATCATTCCTTCTAATCCCACAGTTTACTTATAATATTGATGTTTTTTATACTGTAATTGTTCTGTCTAATACTTTGGAACTGAAAATAATCATTAAAGGTAAGAATGTCACTGGATTTTACCTTGAACTGTGCACCTGTAGGTACATAGCATTTGACTTCCACAAGGAATGCAGTCGGATGAGATGGCATCGCTTGCAGATCTTAGTAGACATGGTGGCAGAGATGCAGGATGAGTATGGGTAAGTGTTTATTCACATGGCCTAGCATAAACCAacagttgttttaaaatgtctacATGAATTAGATTGAAGGTATTGATTGATTTGGTTGGTTGGTTAGGTACTTCTTGGTGGATGCAGATGGGAAGGTTATGGTTCAACAGGATGGGATTTTCCGCAGTAACTGCATGGACTGTCTCGATCGTACCAATGTCATCCAGAGCCTTTTGGCACGGCGCTCACTGCAGTCACAGCTTGAGGTGGGAACAACTGGCACGCCAGTACTCTTAGACACTCCCTTATGGTTATGAAGCATCTTTCGTTCTCCTTGGCACGTTTCATTGACAAAATATACGATTTGGCATTTCTTTGTTTCTGCGAAAATTTGATTTATATaacaaaaattaaaacattattttgaggaatacaccATTTACAGGTTCATTTAGGTAAACGACACCAGTTGTCTTACTTTGAAGTATTTAGCATTAGGTGTATTTCATCACCCTTATATGTTGAGTGCTTCTTCTCCAATAGCCTACTTTAAAAGCAAATGGTAGCCTAAGGAATTACAGATGTAGATGCAGTGTTAATTTAATGGGAATATATGTATTCCATGTTTGAAAAGATTACCTGCAGATTTCTTCTGTTCATTTATACTTGTATTTATGGTAGTGGTACACTGAAAATCTTATATATTGCCCCATGTGTCACAGACATGTGATAGCTTTCATATATAGTCTGTCAAGACTATGCACACTATATAAAACTAACTGATtaaaaaaagcaaaataaataagCATTTTGTCTTATCCACTGGACCTTAATAACTAAACCTAAATCATTACAATTACATACCATAGCCAAAACTAACAGGCTTAGGTTCCTAGAGACCATCAGAGAAACATTCAGattgaatattattttttatttggtgtcGTCCTTTCTCTTTCCAACCTAAGCTGACGAAATTGAATCAAAAGAGCATTCAAATGTAAAAGGTTAATcactaaaaataattttgcctTATCTGAAGGCGTAGAATGCCCTGATGGTTCCCCACTGTTTGAAGTGTATGGTTACAGTATTGGTTCAGCCTTTCCCCCCTTTAGTCAGGCCACGGTAGTATTTCactcaaaatgtgtttgtctgcagCGACTGGGAGTCCTTCACATGGGCCAGAGGATTGAAGATCAAGTTGATTTTGAGAAGATCTACAAAAACGGTGAGGAAGATGACATCTCCATTGTTTAACATGAAGAACAtcttacatttttcttctgtctgtgtaaatacagtggggttatttttttcttccactctcttccttctctGCAGCATGGGCAGATAATGCCAATGCGTGTGCCAAACAGTATGCTGGCACAGGGGCCTTGAAGACTGACTTCACAAGGTGAGGGCAAGAGAGGCTCACATGTTTTAGCCATCTAGGGCATAGTGCACAGTgttttttcaaagaaacatCCTCCATTCATTAGGTTACCTTTATTAATTCAGCATATATGCAGGAAGCAACCATCACAATCAAAAGCAGCAGAAATGTCCATTGTCCTTTATCTTTTCAAGACAGATGGGCTACATACTGGC contains the following coding sequences:
- the sacm1lb gene encoding phosphatidylinositide phosphatase SAC1-B isoform X2; this translates as MILTVRKDIPPHAVTRPISGIMGTIRLVAGTYLIVITKKKKVGDLLGHTVWKAMDFDMISYKKTVLHLTENQMQDNKAFLSMINSVLHTDGFYFATDYDLTHTLQRLANTSPEFQEMSLLERADQRFVWNGHLLKDFMTQPELHRFAYPVVHGFITMKSCCINGKIFDWNIISRRSCFRAGVRYYVRGIDTEGHAANFVETEQIVQYNGGKASFVQTRGSIPFYWSQRPNLKYKPKPQISKAVNHLDGFQRHFDSQIIIYGKQVILNLIDQKGSEKQLEMSFAKMASSLGNGMVKYIAFDFHKECSRMRWHRLQILVDMVAEMQDEYGYFLVDADGKVMVQQDGIFRSNCMDCLDRTNVIQSLLARRSLQSQLERLGVLHMGQRIEDQVDFEKIYKNAWADNANACAKQYAGTGALKTDFTRTGKRTHWGLVMDGWNSMIRYYKNNFSDGFRQDSIDLFLGNYAVDEADVTTPLHEPKDWKFLTLPIIMVVAFSMCIICLLMAGDTWTETLAYVLFWGTASFVTAGVILFNGRDFVDAPKLVQKEKMD
- the sacm1lb gene encoding phosphatidylinositide phosphatase SAC1-B isoform X1, whose translation is MATAYESLNLHTTPEKFYIEACDDRSNDVLSIDRVSTEMILTVRKDIPPHAVTRPISGIMGTIRLVAGTYLIVITKKKKVGDLLGHTVWKAMDFDMISYKKTVLHLTENQMQDNKAFLSMINSVLHTDGFYFATDYDLTHTLQRLANTSPEFQEMSLLERADQRFVWNGHLLKDFMTQPELHRFAYPVVHGFITMKSCCINGKIFDWNIISRRSCFRAGVRYYVRGIDTEGHAANFVETEQIVQYNGGKASFVQTRGSIPFYWSQRPNLKYKPKPQISKAVNHLDGFQRHFDSQIIIYGKQVILNLIDQKGSEKQLEMSFAKMASSLGNGMVKYIAFDFHKECSRMRWHRLQILVDMVAEMQDEYGYFLVDADGKVMVQQDGIFRSNCMDCLDRTNVIQSLLARRSLQSQLERLGVLHMGQRIEDQVDFEKIYKNAWADNANACAKQYAGTGALKTDFTRTGKRTHWGLVMDGWNSMIRYYKNNFSDGFRQDSIDLFLGNYAVDEADVTTPLHEPKDWKFLTLPIIMVVAFSMCIICLLMAGDTWTETLAYVLFWGTASFVTAGVILFNGRDFVDAPKLVQKEKMD